The sequence gaagaaagagattgattaatgttcttcttcctttttcgcTGTGAGATCTCTGTCACCTTTTCTGAAAATGTATGCTTTATTGTTTATGTATTTGACTCTGCTTTACGTACATGCATGCAGGATCAATCAAACAACACGCAAAGATGCTCAgatttttcatctttttcttccttttcattCATTCTTGTGTTGCGGCTCCCAAGATTCCTGCTGCTGTTCCTGCCACGAAATGGCTCACCCTTAATGGTATGTTATCCTTTTATTGTTTCTTGGTGGCGAAATCTAATATTACATAacatgttgttttgttttttgaaaaatatacctCTTTTTTTTCTGTCTTTTAGGACAAGAGCCTGCGGTTGTGGCGAGAGGCGGCTTCTCCGGTCTTTTCCCTGAGTCAAGCGCATCTGCAAATGACTTGGCTATTAGCACCAGCTCTCCTGGCCTCACAATGTTGTGCAACCTTCAGATGACAAAGGACGGTGTTGGCCTTTGTTTGTCTGATATCAGGCTTGACAATGCAACCACCATCTCCACCCTCTTCCCCAAAGCCCAGAAGACCTACAAGGTCTATGGTCAGGACCTTAAAGGCTGGTTTGTCCTTGACTACTCTGCCGACACCATTTTCTCCAATGTCTCATGTACGTCTTCTTCTTATCATTTTCCTCTATTAATCACTTCTCCCCACACCACCACACCTTTTCATGTTTTGTATTGTTGAGCAGTGGTGCAGAACATCTTCTCTCGGCCAAGCATCTTCGATGGCCAGATGCCCGTTTCAGCGGTGGAGGACGTCCTAGGAATCAAGCCTCCCAAGTTCTGGTTGAGCGTTCAGGTATTTTATTCTACATGTCTTTCACAATATGATTAACAAACTCTGGAGGGTTCTTTTTTGACTCATCAAAACACACAAACCATACAAATGTGCAGTACGACGCATTCTACATGGAGCACAAGCTGAGCGCAGCCGCATACCTTAGAAGCTTGCGTTTCCGTGGCATTACTTTCATCTCATCTCCGGAGATCGGTTTCTTGAAGAGCATTGGGATGGATGCACTCAGGGCCAAGACAAAGCTCATATTCGAATTCAAAGACCCCGAGGCAATTGAGCCCACCACCGGTAAGAAGTACAGCGAGATTCAGAAGAACCTTGCAGCCATCAAGGCCTTTGCTTCAGGCGTTCTTGTCCCCAAGGACTACATTTGGGCCCTTGACTCGGCTAACTACCTTAAGCCCGCATCCACCTTTGTGGCTGATGCCCACAAGGCCGGTCTAGAGGTCTACGCTTCAGGTTTCGCCAATGATTATCGCACCAGTTACAACTACAGCTATGATCCCTCCGCTGAGTATCTCCAGTTTGTGGATAATGGCCAGTTCTCTGTAGATGGCTTCATCACCGACTTCCCGCCAACAGCATCACAAGCCATCTGTGAGATGACCATCCTCATGTTTTTATGTCTCCTCAAAAACTAGATTAATAGGAGAAGCTAACACTCCCCCACGTTTATGTGTTCTTGCAGCTTGCTTATCTCACCAAAAGGGCAATCTCCCCAAAATAGGCAATGCGTTGGTCATTACTCACAATGGAGCAAGTGGAGAATATCCAGGCTGCACCGATTTGGCTTATCAAAAGGCGGTAGACGATGGAGCAGATGTGATCGACTGTTCTGTCCAGATGTCCAAAGACGGAATAGCTTTCTGCCATGATTCTGCGGACATCACAGCAACCACCAATGCCATGACCACTTTCATGTCCCGAGCCACCAGTGTTCCTGAGATCCAGCCCACCAATGGCATTTTCTCTTTTGATCTCACTTGGGCGGAGATCCAGTCTTTGAAGCGTAAGAAACTCCTCTGAAACTATCTGATTCTCAGCTAAATTGCTAAGATTTGAATGTCTTTTGTCTCCAGCTCAAATACAAAGCCCCTTTTCAACTTCTGGGGGATTCCAGAGAAACCCAGCAAACAAGAATGCAGGGAAGTTCATGACTCTCGTTGACTTCCTGGAGTTTGGCAAAGCAAAGGCAGTCACTGGAGTTCTCATCAACATCCAGGCAAGTCTTTTTCACTATTAACTTACTCAGTGGCATCTCCACTAACGTTTTATTTGTTAACAGAATGCTGCTTATTTAGCCTCAAAGAAAGGCCTTGGAATCGTAGACGCAGTCAAGTCCGGTCTGACCAATTCCACACTAGACAAGCAATCAACCCAAAAGGTTTTGATTCAGTCAGATGACAGTTCGGTTCTGTCCAGTTTTGAGGCCGTCCCTCCGTACACTCGAGTCTTGAGCATCGACAAGGAGATCGGAGATGCTCCAAAGCCATCCGTTGATGAAATCAAGAAGCACGCAGAAGCAGTCAATCTCAAGAGAAGTTCTCTCGACACCATCTCCGAAAGCTTTGCCACAGGGAAGACTAACGTAGTGGAGGAAATGCACAAGGGGAATATCTCTGTGTACGTCTCTGTGCTGAGAAACGAGTACATCTCCATAGCGTTCGACTACTTCTCTGATCCTACGGTAGAGCTTGCCACGTTCATTGCAGGCAATGGCGTTGATGGAGTCATCACGGAGTTCCCTGCCACCGCCACCAGATACTTGAGTAAGTTTCTAAACCTCTACAAAGATCATGAAACAACAATCAAGACAAGGctggtaatatatatatatatttgatgcaAATGCAGGGAGCCCTTGCTCAGATTTGAACAAAGACCAGCCCTACGCCATCTTACCTGCAGAGGCTGGAGCTCTACTCTCCGTGGCAGCCAAGGAAGCACAGCCACCAGCTATTGCCCCAAGCCCGCCTCTTGACGCTAAGGACGTGATTGATCCGCCTCTACCTCCTGTTGCAAACATTGGTTCCTCTGATGGAGAAGCTCCGCCACATGCCCCTCCTCATTCAGGCACCATTGCCACATCTGCTAATCTTGGCCTTTCTTTGCTGGCAATACTGGCCTTGGGAGTCCTTTTTGCTGTTGAATAAAAGATTGATCAGACAATATAACTCCAAATGTTGAACATGTTATCCTGCAGCGTATTCCATACTGACACAATTTGAGCTATTTATGTTTTACTCACGTTAACGAAAATAGATCAAAAAGAATCTTTGTGTATTGTGGTCATGGGAATGTTTAATTTCAGTAGAGATTTTGAATCTTGATAATCGCTCATAATCTGTTTGCGAACCTTCTC is a genomic window of Brassica napus cultivar Da-Ae chromosome A2, Da-Ae, whole genome shotgun sequence containing:
- the LOC106387686 gene encoding glycerophosphodiester phosphodiesterase GDPDL7, whose protein sequence is MLRFFIFFFLFIHSCVAAPKIPAAVPATKWLTLNGQEPAVVARGGFSGLFPESSASANDLAISTSSPGLTMLCNLQMTKDGVGLCLSDIRLDNATTISTLFPKAQKTYKVYGQDLKGWFVLDYSADTIFSNVSLVQNIFSRPSIFDGQMPVSAVEDVLGIKPPKFWLSVQYDAFYMEHKLSAAAYLRSLRFRGITFISSPEIGFLKSIGMDALRAKTKLIFEFKDPEAIEPTTGKKYSEIQKNLAAIKAFASGVLVPKDYIWALDSANYLKPASTFVADAHKAGLEVYASGFANDYRTSYNYSYDPSAEYLQFVDNGQFSVDGFITDFPPTASQAISCLSHQKGNLPKIGNALVITHNGASGEYPGCTDLAYQKAVDDGADVIDCSVQMSKDGIAFCHDSADITATTNAMTTFMSRATSVPEIQPTNGIFSFDLTWAEIQSLKPQIQSPFSTSGGFQRNPANKNAGKFMTLVDFLEFGKAKAVTGVLINIQNAAYLASKKGLGIVDAVKSGLTNSTLDKQSTQKVLIQSDDSSVLSSFEAVPPYTRVLSIDKEIGDAPKPSVDEIKKHAEAVNLKRSSLDTISESFATGKTNVVEEMHKGNISVYVSVLRNEYISIAFDYFSDPTVELATFIAGNGVDGVITEFPATATRYLRSPCSDLNKDQPYAILPAEAGALLSVAAKEAQPPAIAPSPPLDAKDVIDPPLPPVANIGSSDGEAPPHAPPHSGTIATSANLGLSLLAILALGVLFAVE